One stretch of Chryseobacterium sp. LJ668 DNA includes these proteins:
- a CDS encoding glycosyltransferase family 2 protein — MKKISIVIPAYNEEGNVALIHQKIKEVFSKLENYDFEIIFVNDGSRDQTQKALEDLSTKFSEVKFIEFSRNFGHQPAVKAGMDSALGNAVISMDGDLQHPPELIPKMIQKWEEGYDVILTIRKYPKEISLFKRKTSDFFYKILSGLSDVNLTKGGGSDFRLMDANVVEVMRKFNEDDLFLRGLTSWMGFKQIALEFTASERVSGESSYNLKKMITFAFTGITAFSVKPLYIAAYLGFLFSGFSVIGYAAYVIHSFVTKTEISGWASLIMTIVFFGGLQLIILGIIGIYLGKIFRQVKARPNYIIKNKNF; from the coding sequence ATGAAAAAAATATCTATTGTAATTCCTGCCTATAACGAAGAAGGAAATGTTGCGCTCATTCATCAGAAAATCAAAGAAGTTTTTTCAAAATTAGAAAATTATGATTTTGAAATCATTTTCGTAAATGACGGAAGCAGAGATCAGACTCAAAAAGCACTTGAAGATTTATCCACTAAATTCAGCGAAGTCAAATTTATAGAATTTTCAAGAAATTTCGGACATCAACCTGCCGTAAAAGCAGGAATGGACAGTGCTTTAGGAAATGCAGTAATTTCAATGGATGGTGATCTTCAGCATCCTCCCGAACTGATTCCCAAAATGATTCAAAAGTGGGAAGAAGGATATGATGTAATTTTGACGATAAGAAAATATCCTAAAGAAATTTCTTTATTTAAAAGGAAAACTTCAGATTTTTTCTATAAAATTCTATCCGGTTTATCTGATGTAAATCTTACAAAAGGTGGCGGTTCAGATTTCAGATTGATGGATGCAAATGTTGTTGAAGTCATGAGGAAATTCAATGAAGATGATCTTTTTTTACGCGGATTAACAAGCTGGATGGGCTTTAAGCAAATTGCATTAGAATTCACAGCATCTGAAAGAGTTTCGGGAGAAAGCAGCTATAATTTAAAGAAAATGATCACTTTTGCTTTTACAGGAATTACTGCATTTAGTGTGAAGCCTTTGTATATCGCAGCATATTTAGGATTCTTATTCTCAGGTTTTTCGGTGATTGGTTATGCTGCCTATGTCATCCATTCTTTTGTTACGAAAACGGAAATTTCAGGTTGGGCATCATTGATTATGACCATCGTTTTCTTTGGTGGTCTGCAATTAATTATTTTAGGAATTATTGGAATTTATTTAGGTAAAATTTTCAGGCAAGTTAAAGCAAGACCGAATTATATAATTAAAAACAAAAACTTTTAA
- a CDS encoding glycosyltransferase family 87 protein, with product MKEKFLKFILNPKYIFGVYLIIAIVTAISKYFRGNAINNYLIFKYTYFNTLLEKNLYLQYPEHFQDSNHYGIFFSALIAPFALMPDWLGISLWNVANTFIFIYAIHKLPFSDAKKALFALLCLQEFITAALSLQFNIALVGLLMLSATYIYEKKEVKSATALMVGVFVKIYGVVGLSQFFFIKNKTKFIIAGIVIALLFFVFPMIYSSPEFVIQSYKDWSVSLAEKNGQNQSLNSYQDISLMGFIRRILGDASISNLAFLAFGLPLFALPYIRIKQYKNYAFQLMILASTLLFLVLFSSGSESPTYIIAVAGVMIWFFLQKERSPLVIAMLVFVIILTSFSPSDLFPKSIKVNYIVKYSLKAVPCIVVWFRIIYELMTRDFEKDYSLQ from the coding sequence TTGAAAGAAAAATTTTTAAAGTTTATTTTAAACCCCAAGTATATATTTGGGGTTTATCTTATTATAGCAATCGTTACGGCTATTTCGAAATACTTTAGAGGTAATGCAATCAATAATTACCTTATTTTTAAGTACACGTATTTCAATACGCTTCTTGAGAAAAATCTATATCTGCAATATCCTGAGCATTTTCAGGATTCTAATCATTATGGGATTTTCTTTAGCGCGTTGATTGCTCCCTTTGCTTTAATGCCCGATTGGCTCGGAATTTCGCTTTGGAATGTTGCCAATACTTTCATCTTTATTTATGCCATTCACAAACTTCCTTTTTCTGATGCTAAAAAGGCTTTATTTGCCTTATTATGCTTACAGGAATTTATTACGGCAGCTTTGAGTTTGCAGTTTAACATTGCTTTGGTGGGATTGCTAATGTTATCAGCAACTTACATTTATGAAAAGAAAGAAGTAAAATCTGCAACCGCACTCATGGTTGGAGTTTTTGTAAAAATCTACGGAGTTGTAGGTCTATCGCAATTCTTCTTTATTAAAAATAAAACTAAATTTATCATTGCCGGAATTGTGATTGCATTATTGTTCTTTGTATTTCCAATGATTTATTCGAGTCCGGAATTTGTGATTCAGAGTTATAAGGATTGGTCTGTCTCATTAGCAGAAAAAAACGGACAAAATCAGAGCTTAAACAGTTATCAGGATATTTCTCTGATGGGTTTTATAAGAAGAATTTTGGGTGATGCATCCATTTCCAATCTTGCTTTTTTAGCATTTGGTTTGCCTTTATTTGCATTGCCATACATCAGAATCAAGCAGTATAAAAATTATGCTTTTCAGTTAATGATATTGGCATCTACTTTATTATTTTTGGTATTATTTAGCTCAGGTTCAGAATCTCCTACTTACATTATTGCAGTTGCAGGAGTGATGATTTGGTTTTTTTTACAGAAAGAAAGATCACCATTGGTTATTGCGATGCTTGTTTTTGTAATTATTCTGACAAGTTTTTCACCTTCAGATTTATTTCCGAAATCTATCAAAGTCAATTATATCGTAAAATATTCCTTAAAAGCGGTACCTTGCATTGTCGTTTGGTTCAGAATAATTTATGAACTGATGACAAGAGATTTTGAAAAAGATTATAGCCTACAATAA
- a CDS encoding 2,3,4,5-tetrahydropyridine-2,6-dicarboxylate N-succinyltransferase — protein sequence MSLQQTIENIWDHRDLLQNEDSKTAIREVISLLDSGKLRVAEPTENGWQVNEWVKKAVVMYFPIQTMETIEVGPFEFHDKMPLKRNYAEKGVRVVPHAVAREGSFIASGVILMPSYVNIGAYVDSGTMVDTWATVGSCAQIGKNVHLSGGVGIGGVLEPLQAAPVIIEDDCFIGSRCIVVEGVHVEREAVLGANVVLTASTKIIDVTGPEPIEIKGRVPARSVVIPGSYTKKYPAGEYHVPCALIIGQRKESTDKKTSLNDALRENNVAV from the coding sequence ATGTCGCTACAACAAACTATTGAAAATATCTGGGATCATAGAGATTTATTACAAAACGAAGACAGCAAAACGGCTATCAGAGAAGTTATTTCTCTTTTAGACTCAGGAAAACTTCGTGTTGCTGAACCTACAGAAAACGGATGGCAGGTCAATGAATGGGTAAAGAAGGCTGTAGTCATGTATTTCCCTATCCAGACAATGGAAACTATTGAAGTAGGTCCGTTTGAGTTTCACGATAAAATGCCTTTGAAGAGAAATTATGCTGAAAAAGGTGTAAGAGTTGTACCTCATGCAGTTGCCAGAGAGGGTTCTTTCATCGCTTCTGGTGTTATTTTGATGCCTTCATATGTGAACATTGGAGCTTACGTTGATTCGGGAACGATGGTTGATACATGGGCAACTGTTGGAAGTTGTGCACAAATCGGTAAAAATGTCCATTTGAGTGGGGGTGTTGGTATTGGGGGTGTTTTAGAACCGCTTCAGGCTGCACCAGTTATTATTGAAGATGACTGTTTTATTGGTTCAAGATGTATCGTTGTAGAAGGAGTTCATGTCGAAAGAGAAGCGGTTTTGGGAGCAAATGTTGTATTGACGGCTTCTACTAAAATAATTGACGTTACAGGTCCTGAACCAATTGAAATTAAAGGGCGAGTTCCTGCACGTTCTGTAGTAATCCCCGGAAGCTATACCAAGAAATATCCTGCCGGAGAATATCACGTTCCATGCGCTTTGATTATTGGCCAGCGAAAAGAATCTACAGACAAAAAGACATCATTGAATGACGCTTTGAGAGAGAATAATGTTGCGGTTTAA
- a CDS encoding C40 family peptidase: MYIKSAKTKSVIKGLSILMILCTVIISCGSTKNISKSKNSAKTTSKSENLRNLESDFDGRLSGSMKSILKDAERYLGAPYKFAGNSSDGFDCSGLTAKVFNENGLKLPRRSADQANAGKNIDVKEAKPGDLLFFATAGGNKVSHVGIVYSIESNGEIKFIHSSTSKGVIISSLNEKYWNKAYLHTQRVL, translated from the coding sequence ATGTATATTAAATCTGCAAAAACAAAATCGGTTATAAAAGGCCTATCCATATTAATGATTCTTTGTACCGTAATAATTTCGTGTGGAAGTACAAAGAACATTTCAAAATCAAAGAATTCAGCAAAAACTACCTCAAAATCTGAAAATTTAAGAAATCTTGAGTCTGACTTTGATGGACGACTTTCGGGTTCAATGAAAAGCATTCTAAAAGATGCCGAAAGATATTTGGGTGCGCCCTATAAATTTGCAGGTAATTCTTCAGATGGTTTTGACTGTTCGGGTTTAACGGCTAAAGTCTTCAATGAAAATGGTTTAAAACTACCCAGAAGATCAGCTGACCAAGCCAATGCAGGTAAAAATATTGATGTGAAAGAAGCAAAACCTGGTGATCTGCTTTTTTTTGCAACAGCAGGCGGTAATAAGGTTTCTCATGTTGGAATCGTCTATTCAATCGAAAGTAACGGCGAAATTAAATTCATTCACTCATCAACATCCAAAGGCGTGATTATTTCTTCTCTCAACGAAAAATATTGGAACAAAGCTTATCTTCACACCCAAAGAGTTTTATAA
- a CDS encoding efflux transporter outer membrane subunit — translation MKNLSIIKGIAFSVFTALAIISCHVRKEYERPAAVVDEKLFRTDMLPQDSTSIANVSWKEIFIDPVLQKHILKALENNLDIRIAIQNINAAEAYLKQSKAAYQPTVSVGPGYAFQTQSINTQTGQLFGSRRYINQFDITASLAWEADLWGKLKAQEKAQLATYLGNVAAHQAVKSDLVASVASSYYQLLTLDDQKKIIQETIKIRENNLETTKALKTAGILTEVAVQQSEALVYNAQSLLIDIDTQIQQLENTMSLLMGEPSQAIERTTLDSQKLPESFALGYPANLLANRPDVMQAEYNLMNAFELTNSAKAQFYPTLRLTGSGGIQSVDIDHLFSVNSLFGSLIGGLAQPVLNRRQIKTNYEVSLANKETAYLNFRKTVLTAGKEVSDAIRVFSVQDSFIDLKTKELNAYKNSVEYSQELVNYGMANYLEVLNANVNSLNAELNISNAKYSKMKAAVDLYRALGGGWK, via the coding sequence ATGAAAAATTTATCAATAATAAAAGGAATTGCTTTTTCAGTGTTTACCGCTCTGGCAATTATTTCCTGTCATGTAAGAAAGGAGTATGAAAGACCGGCAGCTGTTGTAGATGAAAAACTTTTCAGGACAGATATGCTACCTCAGGACAGTACAAGCATTGCAAATGTTTCGTGGAAAGAAATTTTTATCGATCCTGTTCTTCAAAAACATATTTTAAAAGCTTTAGAAAACAATTTAGATATAAGAATTGCTATACAGAATATCAATGCGGCAGAAGCTTATCTGAAGCAAAGTAAAGCTGCGTATCAACCAACGGTTTCTGTCGGTCCGGGATATGCATTCCAGACCCAGTCTATAAATACGCAAACCGGACAGTTATTTGGTTCAAGACGGTATATCAACCAATTCGATATTACAGCGTCATTAGCTTGGGAAGCAGATTTGTGGGGTAAATTAAAAGCTCAGGAAAAAGCTCAGCTAGCAACCTATTTAGGAAACGTAGCTGCACATCAGGCTGTAAAAAGTGATCTGGTAGCTTCAGTAGCCTCAAGTTATTATCAGCTGTTGACTTTAGATGATCAGAAAAAAATCATTCAGGAAACTATAAAAATCCGCGAAAATAATCTTGAAACGACAAAAGCTCTAAAAACAGCCGGAATATTAACAGAAGTTGCAGTTCAACAGAGTGAGGCCTTGGTTTATAATGCACAGTCTCTGTTAATTGATATTGATACACAGATTCAGCAGTTAGAAAACACAATGAGCCTTTTAATGGGCGAGCCTTCTCAGGCGATTGAAAGAACAACTTTAGACAGTCAAAAGCTTCCCGAAAGCTTTGCATTGGGTTATCCCGCCAATCTATTGGCTAATCGTCCCGATGTGATGCAGGCTGAATATAATCTGATGAATGCTTTTGAATTAACAAATTCTGCAAAAGCACAGTTTTATCCGACTTTGAGACTGACAGGAAGCGGTGGAATACAGTCTGTAGATATTGACCATTTGTTTAGTGTCAACTCACTTTTTGGAAGTTTAATTGGTGGGCTGGCTCAACCAGTTTTAAACAGAAGGCAGATCAAAACCAATTATGAAGTGAGTCTTGCAAATAAAGAAACGGCTTATTTAAATTTTAGAAAAACCGTTCTTACAGCCGGGAAAGAAGTATCTGATGCGATCCGTGTTTTTTCTGTACAGGACTCTTTTATTGATTTAAAAACAAAAGAACTAAACGCTTATAAAAACTCAGTAGAATATTCTCAGGAATTGGTCAATTACGGAATGGCCAATTATTTGGAAGTTTTGAATGCTAACGTCAATTCGTTAAATGCAGAACTTAATATTTCTAATGCTAAATACAGTAAAATGAAAGCTGCAGTAGATCTGTACAGAGCTCTGGGAGGCGGCTGGAAATAA
- a CDS encoding efflux RND transporter permease subunit, protein MIKNFINRPVLSTVISILIVILGVLGLISLPVTQYPDIAPATVSVRANYTGANAETVMKSVVVPLEEQINGVEGMDYITSSAGNDGSAQIQVFFKQGINADIAAVNVQNRVARASPLLPSEVTRAGVVTQKQQTSALMYLSFYSENKNIDDVYLQNFLNINVIPNLQRINGVGEANVFGGKNYSMRIWLDPAKLAAYGITPSEVTTAINDQSREAAAGSLGQNSGSSFEYIIKYVGKFSEKEQYDDIIIKSLPDGQNLMLKDVAKVELGGLSYSGVGENGDNPSISMGVFQTPGSNAQEIIENIKKQLKDNEGSYPEGVKYTFNFDTNEFLDASIEKVIHTLIEAFILVFIVVYIFLQDFRSTLIPAIAVPVSIVGTFFFLNLFGYSLNLLTLFALVLAIGIVVDDAIVVVEAVHAKMENGISNAKKATVEAMDEITGAIISITLVMAAVFIPVTFITGPTGVFYQQFGITLIIAIIISAVNALTLSPVLCSLFLKPHDEHHQDYKSKNIIQKFFYKFNIGFKTATDRYGRGFNFLIKHKWVTLVILIITGGIIYWANGSMKKGFVPTEDRGIIFTDVQLPPGASMERTYNVLKTLQKDAMKIPGIQNVTISTGRGLLSGNGSNNGLAFIKLKPFDDRKGDGLSSEEISKRLFGLAGKVPDAKVVFFQPPSVPGFGNSAGFEMVLLDKSGGDFAQLDAKTNEFIGNLMQRPEIEFAQTSFNTKYPQYMMSINVPLAKQKGVSVNDILATMQGYIGGVYGADFTKYGKQFRVMIQALPEDRANAENLNQYYIKTSSGEMSPISQFVTLTKTYGPQSVGRYNLFTSVKITGANKAGFSTGDAITAVQAVAKETLDQNYNVEFTGLTREELSSGSQTLLIFALSLVFVYFILSAQYESYILPLVVVISLPLGVMGAYFGQKIMGLENNIYFQIALIMLVGLLAKNAILIIEFAVQRRHHGETIVESAINAAKARLRPILMTSLAFIFGLLPLVLASGIGAVGNRSIATGASIGLLIGTILGVFVIPVLYVVFQTLQEKIKPIKPKDINLAE, encoded by the coding sequence ATGATAAAAAACTTTATTAACAGACCGGTTTTATCAACCGTAATCTCGATATTGATCGTTATTCTCGGAGTTTTGGGGCTTATATCACTTCCGGTTACCCAATATCCCGACATCGCACCTGCAACGGTAAGTGTGAGGGCAAATTATACAGGAGCTAATGCCGAAACGGTGATGAAGAGCGTAGTTGTTCCCTTGGAAGAACAGATCAACGGTGTTGAAGGTATGGATTATATTACTTCATCAGCCGGAAATGACGGATCGGCTCAGATTCAGGTATTTTTTAAACAGGGTATTAATGCAGATATTGCAGCTGTAAACGTTCAAAACCGTGTAGCAAGAGCTTCCCCATTACTTCCCAGCGAAGTAACGAGAGCGGGAGTTGTTACTCAAAAACAACAGACAAGTGCTTTAATGTACCTTTCTTTTTATTCTGAAAACAAAAATATTGACGACGTTTATCTTCAGAACTTTTTGAATATCAACGTCATACCGAATCTTCAAAGAATCAATGGAGTAGGTGAAGCCAATGTTTTTGGAGGAAAAAATTATTCGATGAGAATATGGCTTGATCCTGCAAAACTGGCAGCTTACGGAATCACACCCAGCGAAGTTACTACAGCTATCAATGACCAGAGCAGAGAAGCTGCGGCAGGTTCTCTAGGACAAAACAGCGGAAGTTCTTTTGAATACATCATCAAGTATGTAGGAAAATTCAGTGAAAAGGAACAGTATGATGATATTATCATCAAATCTCTTCCTGATGGTCAGAATTTGATGTTAAAAGATGTTGCAAAAGTTGAATTAGGAGGTCTTTCTTACTCGGGAGTTGGTGAAAACGGGGACAATCCGTCCATTAGTATGGGGGTTTTCCAAACTCCGGGATCCAATGCACAGGAAATTATTGAGAACATCAAGAAACAACTTAAAGATAATGAAGGATCATATCCTGAAGGAGTAAAATACACTTTTAACTTTGATACCAATGAGTTCCTGGATGCCAGTATCGAAAAAGTAATTCATACTTTGATCGAAGCATTTATCTTAGTTTTTATTGTAGTATATATTTTTCTGCAGGATTTCAGGTCAACTTTAATTCCGGCGATTGCCGTTCCGGTATCGATTGTAGGAACATTCTTCTTCTTAAATTTATTTGGATATTCATTAAACCTATTAACGCTTTTTGCTTTAGTATTAGCAATTGGTATTGTGGTGGATGATGCAATTGTCGTCGTAGAGGCTGTACATGCTAAAATGGAAAACGGTATTTCGAATGCAAAAAAAGCAACGGTTGAAGCAATGGATGAAATCACGGGAGCGATCATTTCGATTACTTTGGTAATGGCAGCGGTATTTATTCCGGTTACTTTTATTACAGGTCCTACCGGTGTATTTTATCAGCAGTTTGGGATTACCTTGATTATTGCGATCATCATTTCAGCAGTAAATGCATTGACATTGAGCCCTGTTTTGTGTTCATTATTCTTAAAACCTCATGATGAGCATCACCAAGATTATAAAAGTAAAAATATTATTCAAAAATTCTTTTATAAATTTAATATAGGCTTTAAAACGGCTACAGACCGTTACGGAAGAGGATTTAATTTTCTTATCAAGCACAAGTGGGTGACTTTGGTTATTCTAATCATAACCGGAGGAATTATTTACTGGGCAAATGGCAGCATGAAAAAAGGTTTTGTACCTACCGAAGACCGAGGAATTATCTTTACCGACGTACAGCTTCCCCCGGGAGCATCTATGGAAAGAACTTATAATGTTCTGAAAACTCTACAGAAAGATGCTATGAAAATTCCGGGAATTCAAAATGTTACAATTTCTACCGGTAGAGGTTTATTATCAGGAAACGGAAGCAATAACGGTCTTGCTTTCATTAAGCTTAAACCTTTTGACGACAGAAAGGGTGATGGTTTATCATCTGAAGAAATCTCTAAGAGATTATTTGGTTTGGCAGGAAAAGTTCCTGATGCGAAAGTTGTATTCTTCCAGCCGCCAAGTGTGCCCGGATTTGGTAACAGTGCGGGTTTTGAGATGGTACTTTTAGATAAATCAGGTGGTGATTTTGCTCAACTGGATGCAAAAACCAACGAATTTATCGGAAACTTAATGCAAAGACCCGAGATTGAATTTGCGCAGACCTCATTCAACACAAAATATCCGCAGTATATGATGTCAATTAATGTTCCTTTAGCAAAGCAGAAGGGAGTTTCAGTCAACGATATTTTGGCAACAATGCAGGGATATATCGGCGGTGTATATGGTGCTGACTTTACCAAATACGGAAAACAGTTCAGGGTAATGATTCAGGCGCTTCCGGAAGACAGGGCAAATGCAGAAAATCTTAATCAGTATTATATTAAAACAAGTTCAGGAGAAATGTCGCCTATTTCACAGTTTGTCACATTGACAAAAACATACGGTCCTCAGTCTGTCGGTCGTTATAACTTATTTACTTCCGTGAAAATTACAGGAGCAAATAAAGCAGGTTTCAGTACAGGTGACGCAATTACTGCAGTGCAGGCAGTTGCCAAAGAAACTCTGGATCAAAATTATAATGTTGAATTTACTGGTCTTACAAGAGAAGAATTAAGCTCAGGATCTCAGACTTTACTGATTTTTGCTTTGAGTTTGGTATTTGTATATTTTATTCTTTCTGCGCAATATGAAAGTTATATTTTGCCTTTAGTTGTGGTTATTTCACTTCCCCTTGGGGTAATGGGTGCTTATTTCGGACAGAAAATAATGGGACTTGAAAACAATATTTACTTCCAGATTGCATTGATTATGTTGGTTGGTTTGTTGGCGAAAAATGCAATTTTGATTATTGAATTTGCAGTTCAGAGAAGACATCATGGCGAAACCATCGTAGAATCTGCCATCAATGCGGCTAAAGCCAGACTGAGGCCAATTTTGATGACGTCATTAGCTTTTATCTTTGGTTTACTACCACTCGTTTTAGCAAGCGGAATCGGTGCAGTGGGTAACAGATCAATTGCAACAGGTGCTTCAATAGGGTTATTAATAGGTACTATTTTAGGAGTATTTGTAATTCCTGTTTTGTATGTTGTTTTCCAGACTTTGCAGGAAAAAATAAAACCAATTAAGCCAAAAGACATCAATTTAGCTGAATAA
- a CDS encoding efflux RND transporter periplasmic adaptor subunit, which translates to MTNKLILFSVAAFSLIACKKEAPKQDGPKTFPVVSVENKNVTGYDIFPASIEGRVNNDVRAKISGYITQVLVDEGQYVTKGQPLFRLETNTLNETAAAAKAGVGAAQSNIAAAQAAVNAAQVEVNKLKPLVAKNIISNIQLQTAQANLSQAQAQVQQAIAARQQASANYKGAAANVDYSIIRAPISGVIGKLPLKVGSLVGPTDQSPLTTISDTSEVFAYFSMNEKEYFDFLEKSVGSSVPEKIKNLPMVELQLANGSIYPEKGRIEAITGSIDATTGTIQFRVGFTNPQKMLSNGNSGSIRFPKSFDNVLVVPESATYEQQGIVYVYKVEKDTARNTVVEVIERIDNLALIKSGLKKGDLIIAAGTGTIKPGTAVKQKKISMDSLVQSVKPKF; encoded by the coding sequence ATGACAAACAAGCTTATACTATTTTCTGTGGCAGCATTTTCTCTTATTGCCTGCAAAAAAGAAGCTCCGAAACAGGATGGCCCCAAAACTTTTCCGGTGGTGTCGGTTGAAAATAAAAACGTAACTGGTTACGATATTTTCCCAGCAAGTATAGAAGGAAGAGTAAATAATGATGTACGGGCAAAGATCTCAGGTTATATTACCCAGGTCTTGGTAGATGAGGGGCAATATGTCACAAAAGGTCAGCCATTATTCCGCTTAGAGACCAATACTTTAAATGAAACCGCCGCCGCGGCAAAAGCAGGCGTAGGTGCAGCGCAATCAAATATTGCAGCAGCGCAGGCAGCGGTGAACGCAGCACAAGTAGAAGTCAACAAGCTAAAACCACTGGTTGCAAAAAATATTATCAGCAACATACAATTACAGACGGCACAAGCTAATCTTTCTCAGGCGCAGGCGCAGGTGCAGCAGGCAATCGCAGCAAGACAGCAGGCAAGTGCCAATTATAAAGGAGCAGCTGCAAACGTTGATTATTCTATCATCCGTGCACCGATTTCGGGAGTGATTGGCAAATTACCTTTAAAAGTGGGGAGTTTGGTTGGGCCAACCGATCAGTCTCCATTAACGACCATTTCAGATACTTCAGAAGTATTCGCTTATTTTTCTATGAATGAAAAAGAATATTTTGATTTCCTTGAAAAATCTGTAGGATCATCTGTTCCTGAAAAAATCAAAAACCTTCCAATGGTTGAATTACAGCTAGCAAACGGAAGTATTTATCCAGAAAAAGGCAGAATTGAAGCCATTACGGGTTCAATAGATGCCACTACAGGTACTATTCAGTTTAGAGTAGGTTTTACAAATCCTCAAAAAATGCTGAGCAACGGGAATAGCGGAAGCATCAGATTTCCGAAAAGCTTCGATAATGTTTTGGTCGTTCCGGAAAGTGCAACTTACGAACAACAAGGTATTGTTTACGTCTACAAAGTTGAAAAAGATACCGCAAGAAACACAGTTGTGGAAGTGATTGAAAGAATAGACAATTTAGCTTTAATAAAATCAGGACTGAAAAAAGGTGATCTCATTATTGCAGCAGGAACAGGTACTATAAAGCCGGGAACTGCGGTCAAACAAAAAAAGATCAGCATGGATAGTCTTGTACAATCAGTAAAACCGAAATTCTAA
- a CDS encoding P-loop NTPase family protein: MNKSIAIDKKIFQDAVKFYSTLFNLPPLASKIYSYLIFDFEKIGITFDEFVEVFSVSKSSVSTNIALLLNSQLIIDVNKMDERKRYFFANDDYKKIRFEKIVQKMQDELKLLDDLNQFRKVEDKEYDQKMEVYKSLLNKSISNIKESLNKL, from the coding sequence ATGAATAAAAGTATAGCAATTGATAAGAAGATTTTTCAGGACGCTGTAAAGTTTTACAGTACATTGTTTAATCTTCCTCCATTGGCTTCTAAAATCTATTCCTACCTTATTTTCGATTTTGAGAAGATTGGAATCACATTTGATGAATTTGTTGAGGTTTTTTCGGTAAGTAAAAGTTCTGTCTCTACCAATATTGCTTTATTGCTCAATTCGCAGCTGATTATTGATGTCAATAAGATGGATGAAAGAAAGCGCTATTTTTTCGCTAATGATGATTATAAAAAAATCAGATTTGAAAAAATTGTTCAGAAAATGCAGGATGAATTAAAATTACTAGACGATCTCAATCAATTCAGAAAGGTAGAAGATAAAGAGTATGATCAGAAGATGGAAGTCTACAAATCTCTTCTAAACAAAAGCATTTCAAATATAAAAGAATCTCTTAATAAACTGTAA
- a CDS encoding GNAT family N-acetyltransferase, translated as MTQNNNIEFRKAETPDKDVIWEIIQQSIERRRIDGSQQWQNGYPNEQTVKSDIEKNFGYVLTVDGKIAVYVALIFNDEPAYSSIDGAWLTDGEFVVIHRVAISEEFAGQGLVKKLFDYIEDFVKMENVLSVKVDTNFDNIAMLKILEAKGYTYCGEVFLAGGIRKAFEKVLI; from the coding sequence ATGACTCAAAATAACAACATTGAATTCAGAAAAGCTGAAACACCAGACAAAGACGTCATATGGGAAATTATTCAGCAGTCTATCGAACGAAGGAGAATAGACGGTAGCCAACAATGGCAAAACGGCTACCCGAATGAGCAAACTGTAAAAAGTGACATTGAAAAAAACTTTGGATATGTTTTGACTGTTGATGGTAAAATAGCAGTATATGTTGCGCTTATTTTCAACGATGAGCCGGCTTACAGTTCAATAGATGGAGCCTGGCTTACTGATGGTGAGTTTGTTGTGATTCACAGAGTTGCTATATCTGAAGAATTTGCTGGACAAGGCCTTGTAAAAAAGCTCTTTGATTATATTGAAGATTTTGTAAAGATGGAAAATGTTTTAAGTGTAAAAGTAGATACCAACTTTGATAATATTGCAATGCTGAAAATTTTAGAAGCAAAAGGCTACACGTATTGTGGTGAAGTTTTTCTTGCAGGAGGCATTCGCAAGGCATTTGAAAAAGTACTGATTTGA
- a CDS encoding DUF2007 domain-containing protein, translating into MERNTRVSVFESDKPAEIQLIKSKLEEAQITNAVENSYLTFTTTPTATSLKVMVDLQDEKKAFEVIDAYLQQNKN; encoded by the coding sequence ATGGAACGCAACACGAGAGTATCAGTTTTTGAAAGTGATAAGCCTGCAGAAATTCAGTTGATCAAGTCAAAATTGGAAGAGGCTCAAATTACCAATGCCGTAGAAAACAGTTATCTTACTTTTACTACTACGCCAACGGCAACATCATTAAAAGTAATGGTAGATTTGCAGGATGAAAAAAAAGCATTCGAGGTAATTGATGCTTATCTTCAGCAAAATAAGAATTAA